The Vigna angularis cultivar LongXiaoDou No.4 chromosome 9, ASM1680809v1, whole genome shotgun sequence DNA window TCTTTGATTTTTATACTTCTCCATACAAAAAATTTAGTTTACCAACaagaaatgaatttaaataagCATATAAAGAACAACCTCACATTATGCTTACCCTAAGCAACTACTACACTGCCCTGTAAAAAAAGGCAAATAACTAATTACCTGGGAAGCAAATAGATTGCATCTTGAGATTGCTTCTTCATTCCAACGCACAAACTCTGTTACAACTGTAACAGATATTTGCTGTTGAGAAGAAACTACTGAAGCTCCTTTTGCACGTCCAATTGACCCAGATGAATCAGATATCTGCATACTTTCGGCTCGCAATTCTTCCACCTGCATTTTTTAGGGACATAAATTTATTGCAATCCAATTCAATTAGTGTTGTAACGTGTAAAATTACTAGTCTGTgcgttatttttttctttgtacaGATTTTATTAGATATATTCCTCTATTAGGATTAATCAGTATGAATTTCCTTATTTGTAGTAACCAAGTTTGATTTGTCCATAATTCTAGTTTAGTTTTAAGTTCAAGTTGTATAAATGGTGAATTGTGTTGTACCTTTGAatcatcataaaataatattcacttTCCTTCAGACACATAAATCATAGATTCCACTTTCATTGTGACCAACCTAGGCAGGCTTTCACTGCTGCCATCAGTTCCTAAGTGGCACCTTCCGTTGCActaagtttttcaaccactgtCCCACCACCTACTTTTAGACCGGCAACATAGCGAATGGACCACTGCCACGAGACTCATCGGTGGAAGCCACATCACATTTCAAGGACATTTTCCCATATTTTGTACAACACACGATTCCCTATTGGCATTCATTTGCATCACTGCTGCAACTGTTGTACTTGTAAATAATCACCACATTACATATTGTGTAGACTAGTCATACCCCCAATTGGTGAAAGGGAGAGCATTCAACTACAACCCTCCTTTACATACAAAGTGTGCATCAAGCTCCTTCACTCCACAATTAATCTTGATCTAATATACAAAGTTACTCAAGATTTGAAATGTGTAGTAAACAGTAGCATTTTTTCCTTCCTATTGTGTCATGCAAGATCTTGTCATAGAGTACACGTGGAACTGATAAGAAATGGGGAAGGTTATACCAATGTGTAGAAGAAAAAGGCAGTGCCAAACTGAATGTGTCCACTCCATGTCATCAGACAAGTTATGAGTTTGTGGCTTCTCAAATTAGACTTCAATGTCGGTGTCTAATGCATCCTCGTTCAGGTAATCTTGACTCTTTAGGCATTGTTCCTCGTATGTTTACTTTAGAGTACattgagtcttttaattgtttggGGGACCAGCTCCTATATTTtaattgacaatattttttacaataatagaAAAGATGAGTCTTAGAACTTGTTCATTCCAATGTTTGGGGGACCAGCTCCTATTTTCTATAATGCAAAATGGTTTGGTTCTTTATGTGAATGACTAAATTCAGGTTTCGTGAATTCAACTGATGAAAGATTTCTTGGAGGTGTTTAATCTATTCTTGAACTTTTATTACATGGTTAAGAGTCGGTTTGGAAGATCAATTAATCAATTATGCtcaaataatggaaaagaataACTGAATCAGAATTTTCCTAATTTTCTGCAACAAAACCATATTATTCATAAACTAAGATGTCAATATCTATGGCAAAATGAGTCACTCAAACAGAAAAATTTGCATTTCCCTTGAAGTTATCAAGaattttctatttcaaatgttattGGTGAGAAGTTGTGTTAAGTACCCGAGTAGGACACGTAATATGACACAATCACAGTAGATAGAGAAGACAATGACCGAATGATAATGGacgaatgaatctcttttattgatgataatatctgaataaacaaaagtaaacaataattgggagcataacctccttcaattacttgggagcataacctccctcacaggacACATAGCCGCCTGTCACAagactcaataatcaaaagcataaccctaacaatagcctctaactttatttatactaattatttcccACCCATCTTGTGCTAAATCTTTCCCTAGAATattgttctaaataaaatatttccctagaaaaaaatatgaatattgttctaaataaaatatttccctaaaataaaatctttccctagaataaaatatgaacattgttctaaataaaatatttccctagaatatattTCCTTGAATATCGCTCtaaatatactaaatatttCCCGCCTATCCTAACTGCTAGGATAGTAACTTCTTCAACCGGTCGGTTCAGGTTCTTCGCTGCTTCCCACCATTCGGCTCGAGCTCTCACCGCCTTCAGTCGTTCGGCTCGACTCCTCACCgtcttccaccgttcggcctgacCCCTCctcgccttccaccgttcggcttgaCCTCTCCTCGCCTTCCACCGTTTGGCTTGACCTCTCTCCGCAttccaccgttcggcttgaCCTCTCtccgccttccaccgttcgacCTGACCTTTCtccgccttccaccgttcggcctgacCTCTCTCtgcttccaccgttcggccttctccttctctcctaTACCTTCTTCTCTCATATATCTTGTATCCTAACAAGTTGTTTCAACTGTCACCTATCCAATAAACATGCTAACTACTTAGGTTCTCTATAGTGTTGCCCTAATCCATTATGCAACTTCCCTTCTATTTCTATTTCGAAAGACTTCCACATTATGCCTTTGGTTGTGTTGCCTTCCAGATTGTGATATATTGGATCCTAGGGCAGTCAAATGTAATTGTATCCCCTAAAGTTGCCAAATTTATGTTAgcaatgatgttgttggaaatCCCATATCAACTAGAAATAAGGTCAAATTACTAtgtataagtggatgcaaaccttaTCTTATAAGTTGATTTGGTAAgattgaattaggcttaaagcCCATTACCTAATATGGTGTCAGAGTCTATCCTAATAAGATTTGTTGAGCCTACTGTGTTATCGGCTATCAAACCACCCACAAATATTTAGTCTCATACTCGAGATGTCCAGTCTTCAGCATGAAAAGGTGTGTTAGAGATTCACATCGACTAGAAACAAGACTAGactatagtatataagtgagtacaaaagaaaaaagatgttTCATTATATATCTGTTTGTGTCTAATGTTGACTAAACACCTTGCATGAAACACTAGAGTTTTATATCGGccattattttattaagattgCCAAACCAGTATAAGAAGCCTTATAACAGGATCAATGGATTCATGCCAtgaataaaaatcatatttgatGACCTAGAGGCTATGTGAACTATTATTGATAGAAATCACGATTGGTAACCTTGGAGTTGAGTATGAAGTACCTATGAAGTTTCTTTTCTGCAACATGAAAACCACAATTCGGTTCAGAACAATGAGAAAACATGTAGAAATAGGACAGATCTTCATCAAGGAAACAACATATGTTCCCTTTGGAGGTCAGTTGGCAGAGGTGCTAAGAAAACATGGCTACCCACACAGCGACTCCAAGATCTTACTAGCAAGCTATGAGCACTAAACAACCATTAACTAGCCTATGATGTTTTGCAACTTGTAAAGTATGAAGCATGCTGCACatgcattattttttcttcatttaattatatttacttcTTTATTTGGAATGATTGGTCAAGGTTTACTTGTTTGCAATAATCAGGTCTGATTTGAAGTCCCTAATTCTAGCttagtttttataaatagtgaTCCTTGTTGTACTCTTTGAATCATCATAAAATCATTTTCCACATATTACAAGTGTAAGGGGAAAGAATTAAAACAATCACAAACCTTCACTTTATATAATTGCCTAAGAGATGCCTGCTCATATTCAGGATATTCATCCTTGTGGCTTGAAAATAGGGACTCGGTTAGACCTGAATAAATAGAGAACTTTCTCACCTAATAAACATTTTGAATATTCTAAATTCATAACAAAGCACATGTGAGTagcatttattaaaaaactgCTTTATCAGTGggaataaaatgaataataccAGAATGAAGCATATATATCATTACCTCATATTTCCAAGATGGGTAAGGtgcataaaattaaaaaaagtcaaaagTCCTAGTCAAAAATTGCCATGAGGTAAGATTATagtcatataataattatacttCTAGATCTCACACTTATATTATGAAAGTACAATTGAAAAGCATTTTCAATGATCATGCCCACTATATGACTAAGATTATGTAAGTTTCATTACAAAACCATGTGTAATTGTCAAAAACTACATCTAACAAACAAACATGAGTCCTTCTAGTATCATTTGCATTTATGTTCCAAACCATTATTCCATTTTAAGACGAGTTCACCAGATATCAATTAAGAAATTCAGCATATTTAGAGTTAATTCATTACCCTCAACATCCAAGTCACCACATCCTACAGCTTGTAGATCTCTTGCTAGTTCTCGGGTCTTTTCATATGCCACTGCCAGCATTCGAAGATACTGAAACCTCAAATCAAATCACATTGGCATCAGCCTTGTGTCTAAACTGACTCTTGGATGATAATAATGAAGGAAGTTGGATAATTGTACTCACTAATAGGAGCCCACCTTCCTCCATGGAAGGTAAATTAACAAGAGATGGCTTCTCTAACAGTTTGTCCAAAAGGGCAGTGATTCGCTGCTCTAAAACTCGCTGCATAAAGAATTATGAGAGCATTGGTTTCTGTGAATACAGTAAACTATACAACTTCTAGGCCACAATATTTGTTGAAGACCATGTTTTCGGGTACCTGAACTAAAATTGACATAACTTCACTTGGTGTGGGGAATACAGCTGTGATTGTTGCAGCCTCTTTTCGAACAGTATCTGTAAAAAACTACTGTCAATCATTGCTTCTGTcaggaaatattattttactaacaGCAGAAAGTATATTTCAAACCTGTGATTTCTTTGTACAAGGAGGAAAGCCCTCGAGCAACATTATTAGGGCTCCCTTGGGCACCCTGTTCACCTAGAACCAGCTTAGTGTCTGCATTCATCACTTCAACATCAATAAACATTGGCCGTGTTGCCACATAATGTTGCATGGCACTTGTACCCCTGTTGAACTGCATTACAAGTAGTAATTTAGCTAAATAGATGCACTCGTTCACCAAaacatcaatatttaatatgtaAGTAATGCACTCAACCAGTGAATCTACTTATTTCCATTATAAGCAAGTAAGCAAAATATAATGCAAGCATAAGAGACAAAGTAGAAACATTTGAAAGCAATTCTTCAAACAACTGCACTGTATAATCATAAATTGAAGCTTGGACTCtttttaaaatgtgttaaatttcaaatacaatTTCATAAACACACAGGCCAACTAAAGTAACATTAAATTCCATTTAGTATTTGCAATTATACAACATCTAGAAAATCACAAAGTACAATGCAATTTAAGCAAAAGGAAGACCGATACACCTTTACCCTCAAATTTAAAACTAGACGTTTTTATTACTTAGTGCTGGAATTAACCAGAGAATTATCATAAACAATGGACAAATGAGAGAGAGGGATGAAAAGGGAAGTAGCaatgaaaatgagataatagAAAAAGTGACAAACGATGACCAAAAAGAAAATCCTCAAAGGTATGGGAAACCAGGAAGCAAGCACAGCCTCCATTTGATGTAGTGGCTATTAGACTGAAATTGATATTGACAAGTCAAACAACAGATATCCAACTATGGAACTTAAGaattataaactatataaaataaaaaagtaatacaaGGCTGCCAAAAACCCATGAACATAAAAGAGCGATGATATCAGGTACTGTTTCTATGACGAACAATTCATAACTTTTCTTGGTTTGATTTTACCAATGAAACAATCCAAGTTATCTGAATAATGGCGGTAGTAATATGGGAAACTGACACAGGGATTATAGGGGAAAGGAAAGGGATGGAATTATGTAAACAAAACTTTCTTACCTGAGACAAAATTTTGGCACACTCGGCCATGGTGGTCAATTCTCTTTTCTGTGATGCTGCATCAAACCGAGAGAGCAATCTATTCTCCAGTTCTGCAGAAATGGTGAAAATATTATCAAACATTTATTACTAAAGAAACCCAAAACGCAATTTTAACATTCATGGGCAGCCACTAAATATTTTGGTTGTAACCTTATGTAAGATCAGTTAATCCAAAAATATCAGCatgttcttatattttaaaaggcAAGAAGCAAGATTCTGAACATTCACCCTGGTAACGAGGAAAGGTAGAATTGGGCTGGTAATGAATTGTGTCCCTCAAGGCTAGGTTAAGTCATTTGCTACAGATCTTATTAGGTGAAAAAAAGGtagtaaacaaaattttcatgcAATTTAAGTCCTCAATCTTGCTCACATTTGGCTCACCAAATTGAAGAAAGATAATAACACTTGATAAAGGCAGATGTGCTTAAATCTAGAACCCTGTCATTCCGACACAAAAAGGCAGGAATGCCtaaggaaaattaaatatgagccCCACACTGTTTAGTATTTGGAATTCTAGATGGCCATAGTAACAACTACAGTAAAAGCCAGAAGATCATAAAAAGGTGTTACATGACAATTAAGCCTGATTAGAGAGACTTTAGATGAAGAAGCTGTTTCGTACGTACAGAAATCTGTCAACATCATTGATAAACAAAATTGTGTCTTGAAATTCAATCTAAACATAGTTATTAATCTTTTAAAGGATGTTGACCATTCTATCTGCAACAGAAGAAAGCAGACAACCGCACAGATTACGACATTCTTAGATTGAATAATGTACTTTGCCAGTCacaatattcttgaagaaaaaggGACTATAATATTGCAGTTTTAACAGGAAATGCGCAGAactataattatcttaattattcTGTTTGACAGAAACATGTGATAAGCTAACGTGTCcatatttttcagaaaaaaaaaaaatcaccattGCAGTATTCCTGCAAATTAGCAACTGCAACTTCTAATCCTCTGCTAGCAGTTGCATTTCCCATAGTTGATGGGACAGGTATTCCATGTCTTCCAATATCTTCTTCAGCAAATGACCCTGAAAATAGACAGTATTAGCATAGAATTGACATAATTTGGTTAAAGCaatatagaaatgaaaaagcATCTCAATTCTTACGTAATTTCTGGGCAATCGAAGCAGCCTCGGCAACACGGCTATCATCAGAAAAAAGAGGTGAAAGCTCCATCAGATCGCCTGGGCTGCTGTTGAACTCCATTAAATACTGCAGAAAAAATCAACCATTGGTAAAATTCCTTAACATGAACAATTATAGAAACCAAATGAACCAACTGAAATACTTTTATCAACTCAATTGTTTGACTGGCGGTTTCTCGCTGAGCATCTGCactctgaaaaaataaaacagtactaGAAATGAGATTATATTTCAAAGACAAAGGAGGAATTGACCTAccaataaaacataataatacaAACAAATGTGAGACTTCAATCCATCCCATCAAACATAGTTGGACCATGGAAGAACTCTCTACCTGGAGATGATCACCTATCTTTGCAGCTGTCTGGCCAACACTTGAAATTCGCGAATCTAACCTGGCAAAGCTATCAAACAATCCATCCACACCTTTCTCTAgctgaaaaggaaataaaaaaatgcacaaaaattaaacattcGATCCCAACAGATCACTCCGGCCTAGTTAGATAGCAGGGTATAAAAGATCTTCATTCTAAAAAATGGCAAAATTAGAACTaacaaatgtaatttttaaaagaaataatcacTAGGGTAAGGGAAATAATATATACCCCCACGGAACTTATACAGTAAAAAAGTATTGCAATTTTTTTTGGTGGTTTGAGACCATGTTTAATAGGATTACTATAAGCGAAAAAGTTCTTGCTCCAAATATTTAATGCAACCAAAATACCTAAGGCTCAAACTCTAGAATACCAATAAGCTACAACAACCTCACACCCATTGACTCAAATGCTCTGCAGCGACAATTGTAAATTTTCGCATAACACAAACCAAGTATATTCAATACTCACCTCAGAAAGTGTCTTTCGATGCTTAGAGTCTTGGACTGAGACATCTTTCTTAAGATTGTAGAGTCTCCCATCAATCTTCCAaccaaaacacaacaacaataaaatcaaGACCTCAAAAAAAAAAGGCTACTAATCGATAGAGGAAGGAAAACCTGTTTACGAAGCTCAAGCAGCTCCTTGCAAGAATCCTTGAACAACGACAAGAGTTTCTCAACCTCAGGGAACAACGGACTCGCAACTACCTGCGAGGAGTACTTGGCCGCATCGGACGGCACTCGGCGATGCCCGTTCGGCTGGGAATCTCCGCCCTCCCCTTCCGCATCCTCCGATTTGAACGCCGGAAGAAGCTCGCCCACGAGGTTCCCAAACAACTCGTCAAACGAGAAGTCTCCCTAACACAGAAACAGCAACATCCAGATCAACAACACGTTCCTTCAATCATCGAAACCGAAATTCTCTTTAAGCTGAATCAGCGAACGTACCTTGAAATCTTCGATGTCGAGAATAAGAGGGAAGGAGGTACCCGACGATGAGTTTTTGGAGGGCTTGCCGGCTTCATCTCTAGGCTCTCTCATGACGAAGGAAGTGGAGCGAGTCAATGTGCTTCGATTTGGCGAAACTGTGATAGGAGATTGGGAAATgcgatcttcttcttcttcttcggtTGTATCGTTATGTTATGGAgttttttgtttgaaagtgTAACTGGAAAAGTGAAAACCCTCTGAGTGGAGGGACACGTTGGAATGGATCGATCGATGACGAAGGAGCGACAACGAACACGGTGGAAGGAAGCTGGATGGAATATCGCAACGGcagaaaattgttaaaaaaataaaattctactattttaattgaatattcaattttttcatgtttaaaaacttttatttttctttttatcactTTTCTAACCCACGACTTGatctcactatttttttataatatgtgaAATGGTACTTCATTTTACacagatatttattttatattatattcaaatttatgataaataaataattttggaatTCAAAAGAATTGATAACCCTCGTTTTTGGAATTCCCCCAATGTAGATTAGATAAAAGTAAAGCATGAAGTTCATCTCTCTCTCttggtttttcttttgtgtgttttatttttttctagcAATAATATGTGACCATTAGAAGTGGCAAATCAATTCCAGAAAAccaaattgttaaaaatatattgaattaaaaagtaCTATGTTtgaattaaatagaaaattagttcagattaattgaattaaactattttttatcaatGGAATTGAATTGAAGTACTTTTcaaaaaaacaagtaaaaaagttaattaatagatagaaaatatttatatatacaataaaattaaaatattaatacatatttaaatataagttgtattataaaatataatttattaacatatttttaattatctaaattaaTAGTAGTTAAAGGTCTCGTTTTAtcttgaaatattatatttataaaaaatttaaaatattttatcatttttgaaaacttaaaatataaactaaaatacatgtaattttttcttgtaaatttaTATTGCTCAAATTTCATCAAGTTATTTAGAATCTTAATCAACTTTTTAAATACAATCTTGGAAAAGCATAACTTTtgcttataataaaataaattattaagtgTTAAAGTTCTGACTTTTActaatctaaaatatttaattttataatacataaatatattttcaacaaCTTTTCTATAACTTTTAATCTGTTTATCAAGTATTTTTTTCcctaaatttattttccttcatgtttttaattattttaatatttgtaaacaTGTCGACGAGCGCTTCCATTTTTTACTTTGACTTTTGTTTTCCATCCTTTTTTGGGTGCAAACTGTCATAACtatttaaaacgcacccaaaaatCTTCTGAACGAATGTCAGGTGTTAAGCGAAGAGGATTCAAAATCAGATAGTGAAAGACAGGTGTtggcagatgagcggacgctcgttttgatGTGGGAAGGAAAActtgatttttcaaaaattcacgtcacactctctgcatgcaccattCTTCCCCAAATTCTGAAAAtctcatttctcctccttctctctaaaaactctcccttctctctacgaaacctcaccctttctcttctccgatctccgtttaggcaccgtagaagcattttcagcgtcaagagcttccagatAAACCGTTCAgtttgtgaagctgagctggtaagtctTTCTTTTCACCCAATCGTTCGTTTTCCTAGACATGCAAACccagttctggtttcatgtgttgatcaccATTCTACAAATGAGCGGTTCTGAGagtgttttggttttatttggtttagttggaaaattgtcgagcgttgagggtagaagaacTGGTAGTGGGTGAACTGTATTTTGCCTCTGTGAACGTCcggtcacgctcagaggtaagggaagcttattaatttaatttgtatgttatttgtattgcatgaacgttcgttgaattgaatgaattaatatgatatatgatggttgctatgtttggattgtatgaagtatggaaattgactatgatatgaatgtatgaaattatgaagatatatgttgagaaatgagttgaatataaataattctagTATGAAATTTCCCCTATGatagtgtacgttcgtcactgaacggtccttgaccgttcggtttttctagtgaactttgttagaattggattctttcatttgggaagaatcctagttgaggacgagcgtcttcgtttcAAAATACTCTGCataagcgttcggccaagcatagttgttccttggtattcggttatgatattaagtatatatatatatatatatatatatatatatatatatatatatatatatatatatatatatatatatatatatttgtatatttttgtttgttcttaaacactaTTCCAAAtcgtatattattatatttatcaagtctTCTACTATAAGTTGagtagtgtttggtcttacaccaagcgctcattctctttcctataatctatcttgatgaaaatagcgttcgtccaacttcaatagatttttctctctaccgtgctcggtcattgactgacattcaGTTTTCTTGATGCTAAactcaaataagctaagtaattataaatgttcggtttcttcatgtgaattcttctaagtattgttctttgaatgtcttgaagtgtttgtatccattggttccggcctagagtcttagtacttggCATGGTCTCTTCGGTGTTCGGTTGgagctctcaagagtcagttcatttaattggctcactttgtaaGTAACGTTCGTTCTAGTCGTTCTTTTGATATATAgttgtactcggtttctttctcaacccgacactaaccctctcggtcttaatatgttctggaactggagacctttcggtctcactccaagtgttcggtctcgttaAAGGTTAAAgtttaacgttcggtatttggtaccCTTAGTGATCCTTGTACAAATGGTTTAATGGAgatgattaataatgaaagatgaagagaatctaatatggatgaaatgtgttggattatggacgagcgttccggggaggaatgactcatgattgtatattggaattggtaaagtatgaatgtgggcatgctaagctggcggttcatcctgatgttccgtgattactcgtcctcacgtagaggagggtaagtcatgtgtgggaacggcaggaggtcctagtccttatggttaatttggacagataggactgaCCTTGGGTGACAGCTGTTgggggtatcccagttactacatcacccgggtgcacgaacgtcgtagctacacagatttcatacagtccggacagttaatctagtattaggctttgcatgaaacgtatgatgaattgtcttgtttggttgattgtgtgaaatgtatgtttatacataaattaaattatataagcttaccctgtgtttcctatcttgtctgttttgtacgttcggttgtccttctgttgcaatgatcatccatgtgaatgtgagcagaaggagacgagctgctggaagaggcgctggaagaagaaaacttagtagaagtagaagttaagaccAAACAGTAGAACCattcggtcagtagtttagtttgatagtaaggtggtcgttcgatcaccttctccTTTTGTTTTGTATGACCGTCCGATGTTGgctttttgtaaaccgttcggtcagaattGCTTATCTTGTACCACTTAAGTTTGTAGCTCTTCCTtataaggtcgttcggccataaccgtACGTTCTCTTTTGAGGTAAGACTgagctgtaatattattaatgtaattattctattatatagttttaaactgtatttttggaatatttgttttagttttaatattttttacgattaaaataaatagaaacatTTCTTTTCGTTTTCTCTGCGAAttggaaaaaaatgaataaaataaaataaacagttTCGATTATTTGAGCTATTAATTTAACTGCAATTTTAGAgcttcaattatttaaaattaaactataagaTGATTCTGATCAACTTTTActctaaataatttaatataatacagGTAATTGataattcaatataattaattaagtgaATTTTATCCTTATGAAACCAATCAATCAAAAGTTAACTTTCATCATCTCAACTTACTGAATTACTGTTTACTTTATGAACTGATTTTAAAAGAAAGTAATATAATGTATCCATTATCAACCTAAAATCAAAAGTAATATTATGTATCGATTGATGCACACATATACCCaatttatctaaaataaaaaactaagtTTAGCTAACTAATA harbors:
- the LOC108346402 gene encoding exocyst complex component SEC10b gives rise to the protein MREPRDEAGKPSKNSSSGTSFPLILDIEDFKGDFSFDELFGNLVGELLPAFKSEDAEGEGGDSQPNGHRRVPSDAAKYSSQVVASPLFPEVEKLLSLFKDSCKELLELRKQIDGRLYNLKKDVSVQDSKHRKTLSELEKGVDGLFDSFARLDSRISSVGQTAAKIGDHLQSADAQRETASQTIELIKYLMEFNSSPGDLMELSPLFSDDSRVAEAASIAQKLRSFAEEDIGRHGIPVPSTMGNATASRGLEVAVANLQEYCNELENRLLSRFDAASQKRELTTMAECAKILSQFNRGTSAMQHYVATRPMFIDVEVMNADTKLVLGEQGAQGSPNNVARGLSSLYKEITDTVRKEAATITAVFPTPSEVMSILVQRVLEQRITALLDKLLEKPSLVNLPSMEEGGLLLYLRMLAVAYEKTRELARDLQAVGCGDLDVEGLTESLFSSHKDEYPEYEQASLRQLYKVKVEELRAESMQISDSSGSIGRAKGASVVSSQQQISVTVVTEFVRWNEEAISRCNLFASQPATLANNVKAVFTCLLDQVSQYIADGLERARDGLTEAANLRERFVLGTSVTRRVAAAAASAAEAAAAAGESSFRSFMIAVQRSGSSVAIIQQYFSNSISRLLLPVDGAHAAACEEMATAMSSAEAAAYKGLQQCIETVMAEVERLLSAEQKATDYRSPDDGMAPDHRATSACTRVVAYLSRVLESAFTALEGLNKQAFLTELGNRLHKVLLNHWQKYTFNPSGGLRLKRDITEYGDFLRSFNAPSVDEKFELLGILANVFIVAPESLSTLFEGTPSIRKDAQRFIQLRDDYKAAKLASKLSSLFS